A single Pseudodesulfovibrio aespoeensis Aspo-2 DNA region contains:
- a CDS encoding YchJ family protein encodes MTKPCPCGSGKEHVECCRPYISGEKPAPTAEALMRSRYSAYVLKELDYLKQSLAPEALKDHDDTSVREWADSAQWLGLEIHETWGGGQEDDAGIVEFSARYAIDGEELTHRERSQFKRIGDHWRYLDGNMVSGPPIKKEPKIGRNEPCPCGSGKKYKKCCGK; translated from the coding sequence ATGACCAAACCCTGCCCGTGCGGTTCCGGCAAGGAACACGTCGAGTGTTGCCGCCCCTATATCTCCGGCGAAAAGCCCGCCCCCACTGCCGAGGCGCTGATGCGCTCCCGCTACTCCGCCTATGTGCTCAAGGAGCTTGACTATCTCAAGCAGTCCCTGGCCCCGGAGGCGCTCAAGGATCACGACGACACCTCGGTCAGGGAATGGGCCGACTCGGCCCAGTGGCTCGGCCTCGAAATCCACGAGACCTGGGGCGGCGGCCAAGAGGACGACGCGGGCATCGTCGAATTCTCGGCCAGATACGCCATCGACGGCGAGGAACTGACCCACCGCGAGCGCAGCCAGTTCAAACGCATCGGCGACCACTGGCGCTATCTCGACGGAAACATGGTCTCCGGCCCGCCCATCAAAAAGGAGCCCAAGATCGGACGCAATGAGCCCTGCCCCTGCGGCTCGGGCAAGAAATACAAGAAGTGCTGCGGCAAGTAG
- a CDS encoding GNAT family N-acetyltransferase translates to MSKSLQTQLRVPAQGRLLALVQGYVRQVSETAGLAGREVAALELAAEEAFLNICDHAYPDGTRGDVLIGGEIRESELVLDFRDEGLPFDPSLLRAAEPESSVEPSVESVVEPGWTGGLGLKLIRHAVDEVSWINHGRQGKSLCLVKRLPGVDALAESGRAQAQPMVREEVAQAPMQRYETRAIQPGEAMQVARIFWLAYGYSYKNEAFYRPEGMLHLVGTGKLISFVAVAEDGDVAGHAGLLRPEPVPMAELALLVVSPAHRGRKIMDSLFEALVARAREMELFGLALNPVTSHPISQRQSMEAGGKPCGLDLAACPPRQFKGLGLDDKPRQRESYLHCFMYLTTPPVARVHVPARHREMVERIYANLDRLVEPLPLTATEPDGAPGDYSVSFDMGLKKGVIRVRRADERQWSEIRRAAIDLVEIAGAEKVDIDLPLAQAATPILCERAEEAGFFFAGIWPHGAEDGDMLRLTRLAAPFDLGHLRLHSDFANALSDYVGREMKRAGLPASGPDA, encoded by the coding sequence ATGTCCAAGTCATTGCAAACGCAGTTGCGGGTTCCGGCGCAGGGGCGGCTCCTGGCCCTGGTGCAGGGGTATGTGCGTCAGGTGTCCGAGACCGCCGGGCTGGCCGGGCGCGAGGTCGCGGCCCTGGAGCTGGCGGCGGAGGAGGCGTTCCTCAACATATGCGATCACGCCTATCCGGACGGCACCCGCGGCGACGTGCTCATCGGCGGCGAGATTCGGGAGTCCGAGCTGGTCCTTGATTTCCGGGACGAGGGGCTGCCGTTCGACCCGTCGCTCCTCAGGGCGGCGGAGCCGGAGTCTTCTGTGGAGCCTTCTGTGGAGTCCGTCGTGGAGCCGGGGTGGACAGGCGGGCTGGGGCTGAAGCTCATCCGGCACGCGGTGGACGAGGTGTCCTGGATCAACCACGGTCGGCAGGGCAAGTCGCTGTGTCTGGTCAAGCGGCTGCCTGGGGTGGACGCGCTGGCCGAGTCAGGCCGGGCCCAGGCGCAGCCCATGGTCCGGGAAGAGGTGGCGCAGGCCCCGATGCAGCGTTATGAGACGCGGGCGATCCAGCCCGGCGAGGCCATGCAGGTGGCCCGGATATTCTGGCTGGCCTACGGGTACTCGTACAAGAACGAGGCCTTTTACAGGCCGGAGGGGATGCTTCATCTGGTCGGCACCGGCAAGCTCATCAGCTTTGTGGCGGTGGCCGAGGACGGCGATGTGGCCGGGCATGCGGGCCTGCTGAGGCCGGAGCCCGTGCCCATGGCCGAGCTGGCGCTCCTTGTGGTCTCCCCGGCCCATCGGGGTAGGAAGATCATGGATTCCCTGTTCGAAGCCCTGGTGGCCAGGGCGCGTGAGATGGAACTTTTCGGTCTGGCCCTGAACCCGGTGACCAGCCATCCCATCAGCCAGCGGCAGTCCATGGAGGCCGGGGGCAAGCCCTGCGGACTGGATCTGGCGGCCTGCCCGCCCCGGCAGTTCAAGGGACTGGGGCTGGACGATAAGCCCAGGCAGCGGGAGTCCTATCTGCACTGCTTCATGTATCTGACCACGCCGCCCGTGGCCCGTGTCCACGTCCCGGCCCGGCACCGGGAGATGGTGGAGCGCATCTATGCCAACCTGGACCGGCTGGTCGAGCCGCTGCCTTTGACAGCCACGGAACCGGACGGCGCGCCCGGCGACTATTCCGTCTCCTTTGACATGGGGCTGAAGAAAGGGGTGATCCGCGTCAGGCGCGCCGACGAGCGGCAATGGTCGGAAATCCGGCGGGCGGCCATTGATCTGGTGGAGATCGCCGGTGCCGAGAAGGTGGACATCGACCTGCCGCTGGCCCAGGCGGCCACGCCGATCCTGTGCGAGCGCGCAGAAGAGGCGGGGTTCTTTTTTGCCGGGATCTGGCCGCACGGTGCCGAGGACGGCGACATGCTGCGCCTGACGCGGCTTGCCGCGCCTTTTGACCTGGGCCATCTGCGCCTGCATTCCGATTTCGCCAACGCGCTGTCGGATTATGTGGGCCGGGAGATGAAGCGGGCCGGGCTTCCCGCCTCAGGGCCTGACGCCTGA
- the xseB gene encoding exodeoxyribonuclease VII small subunit, translated as MAKETFEDRLARLKDVVDRLERGDLPLEEGVALYKEGLALAKACGRQLETARHEVRIVSDGLVKEFEALEGLETDALAGDRGDDD; from the coding sequence GTGGCCAAAGAAACGTTTGAAGACAGACTCGCCCGGCTCAAGGATGTGGTGGACCGCCTGGAACGGGGCGATCTGCCTCTTGAGGAGGGCGTGGCCCTGTACAAGGAGGGGCTGGCCCTGGCCAAGGCGTGCGGCAGGCAGCTTGAAACGGCCCGGCACGAAGTGCGCATTGTCAGCGATGGGCTGGTCAAGGAATTCGAGGCATTGGAAGGGCTGGAGACGGATGCCCTGGCAGGAGATAGAGGCGATGACGATTAA
- a CDS encoding M23 family metallopeptidase, whose translation MRRIVLLIFLVAVLTLPMVPHTVPAQGFGLEDGDGVTLAMPGEARAAGDAQEQAQQGVAAATPGSALVLAAPGEAGVGQPFLVRLTSDLPLDSVSVYWLGKEVVPSISVWNDRHVALVMLGTDALNAKPGKEELSVIASIDGKENTLRRTIQLVPVAYERQELTLPEKMVTPPAEVLARIRAEGELTNVAKNTVSPTRMWQLPLERPVGGEVSSPYGAQRILNGKPKNPHRGLDFRSPMNNPVKSAADGVVILVGDHYYAGNSVYVDHGNGVVTLYFHLAKAEVKKGDTVQRGQIIGLSGMSGRSTGPHVHFSVSVLGRLVDPTPLLKFTVDEMLN comes from the coding sequence ATGAGACGGATTGTTTTGCTGATTTTTCTGGTTGCGGTTCTGACGCTGCCCATGGTGCCGCATACGGTTCCGGCCCAGGGTTTCGGGCTTGAGGACGGGGACGGCGTCACCCTGGCCATGCCCGGCGAGGCCAGGGCCGCCGGGGATGCGCAGGAGCAGGCGCAGCAAGGCGTGGCCGCGGCCACGCCGGGGTCGGCCCTGGTGCTGGCCGCTCCGGGGGAGGCGGGTGTGGGGCAGCCGTTTCTTGTGCGTCTGACTTCGGATCTGCCCCTGGATTCCGTCTCGGTCTACTGGTTGGGCAAGGAGGTGGTGCCTTCCATTTCCGTCTGGAACGACCGGCATGTGGCTTTGGTCATGCTCGGCACCGACGCCCTCAACGCCAAGCCCGGCAAGGAGGAATTGTCGGTCATCGCCTCCATCGACGGCAAGGAGAACACGCTGCGGCGGACCATCCAGCTGGTGCCGGTGGCGTATGAGCGCCAGGAACTGACCCTGCCCGAGAAGATGGTCACCCCGCCTGCCGAGGTGCTGGCGCGCATCAGGGCCGAGGGCGAGCTGACCAATGTGGCCAAGAACACGGTCTCGCCGACCCGGATGTGGCAGCTGCCGCTTGAGCGGCCTGTGGGCGGCGAGGTGTCGAGCCCCTACGGGGCGCAGCGCATCCTCAACGGCAAGCCCAAGAACCCGCATCGCGGCCTGGATTTTCGCTCGCCCATGAACAATCCGGTCAAGAGCGCGGCGGACGGCGTGGTTATCCTGGTGGGCGACCATTACTACGCGGGCAATTCGGTCTATGTGGACCACGGCAACGGTGTGGTGACCCTGTATTTTCACCTTGCCAAGGCCGAGGTCAAGAAGGGCGACACCGTGCAGCGCGGCCAGATCATCGGCCTCTCCGGCATGTCGGGCCGCTCCACCGGTCCCCATGTGCACTTTTCGGTCTCTGTCCTTGGGCGGCTGGTCGATCCCACGCCTTTATTGAAATTCACAGTCGATGAGATGTTGAATTGA
- a CDS encoding 3'-5' exonuclease: MTKAPTIPEQYLRLFTKEEINAMPLCHYEGPVAVVRTEKQRTQALREMEGETLLGFDTETRPVFKKGKRPGPPSLIQLATASCVYVFQINLLPLCNGLCDLLADKEVIKTGVAVRDDILGLQKMAGFTPQQFIDLSDITAAARMQTHGLRNMAANLLGFRISKSAQCSNWAKEHLTPQQITYAATDAWISRELYLALARLDLL, encoded by the coding sequence ATGACCAAGGCTCCCACCATACCCGAACAATACCTCCGACTCTTCACCAAAGAAGAAATCAATGCCATGCCCCTGTGCCACTACGAGGGGCCTGTGGCTGTCGTGCGCACGGAAAAGCAGCGCACCCAGGCGCTCAGGGAAATGGAAGGGGAAACCCTGCTCGGCTTCGACACCGAGACCCGGCCCGTGTTCAAGAAGGGCAAGCGGCCCGGCCCGCCGTCGCTGATCCAGCTGGCCACAGCATCCTGCGTGTACGTCTTCCAGATCAACCTGCTGCCCCTGTGCAACGGGCTGTGCGACCTGCTGGCGGACAAGGAAGTGATCAAGACCGGCGTGGCCGTGCGCGACGACATCCTTGGCCTGCAAAAAATGGCCGGATTCACCCCGCAACAGTTTATCGACCTCTCCGATATCACCGCTGCGGCCAGGATGCAGACCCACGGCCTGCGCAACATGGCCGCCAACCTCCTGGGATTCAGGATTTCCAAGTCCGCCCAGTGCTCCAACTGGGCCAAGGAACACCTGACCCCCCAGCAGATCACCTACGCCGCCACCGACGCCTGGATCAGCCGCGAGCTCTATCTCGCCCTGGCCCGGCTTGACCTGCTCTGA
- the dxs gene encoding 1-deoxy-D-xylulose-5-phosphate synthase, with translation MNTTILSRISKPGDVKALSMAEMATLAQELRDVIISQVAGHGGHLAPSLGVVELTLALFKAFDLEEDKLIWDVGHQAYAHKLLTGRLDTFHTLRQKGGLSGFPRICENPYDHFGVGHSSTSISAALGMAVARDLKGEDHEVIAVIGDGSLTAGLAFEGLNQAGDLGRKMVVVLNDNEMSISKNVGALSQFLSRKMTTPFLQRLKGDVEGLLGSIPKIGDDLAGYAKRYGDSVKSFFTPGILFEAFHFTYVGPIDGHNTAQMVKVFEEIRQIDKPVLVHVMTKKGKGYEPAETDPTFFHGVGEFVPETGLARKFSGLGLPSYTSIFGSTLCALAERDKTIVAITAAMPEGTGTECFRKNYPERFVDVGICEQHAVTFAAGLATQGYKPAVAIYSTFLQRAYDQIVHDVCLQNLNVNFFLDRGGLVGEDGATHHGVFDFTYLRHIPNIVVMAPKDEAELARMMVTAFAHEGPCAVRYPRGTGVGAKVSRNPAKIPIGTGELMRDGSHAVIITLGSRVYPAVEAAMELEAEGLEVAVFNSRFVKPLPREQILELAARFDTILLVEENALAGGFGSAVLELLAGEDALSGRRVQRIGVPDEFVEHGTQKELRAMIGIDTAGIKRTLLAMCGK, from the coding sequence ATGAATACGACCATTCTTTCGCGGATCAGCAAGCCGGGCGACGTCAAGGCGCTGTCCATGGCCGAGATGGCGACCCTGGCCCAGGAACTGCGCGATGTCATCATCAGCCAGGTGGCCGGGCATGGCGGGCATCTCGCGCCGTCGCTGGGCGTTGTCGAGCTGACCCTGGCCCTGTTCAAGGCCTTTGACCTGGAGGAGGACAAGCTCATCTGGGACGTGGGCCATCAGGCCTATGCCCACAAGCTCCTCACCGGTCGCCTGGACACCTTTCACACCCTGCGCCAGAAGGGCGGCCTGAGCGGGTTCCCGCGCATCTGCGAGAATCCCTACGACCATTTCGGGGTGGGTCATTCCTCCACCTCCATCTCCGCCGCCCTGGGCATGGCCGTGGCCCGCGACCTTAAGGGAGAGGACCACGAGGTCATCGCGGTCATCGGCGACGGATCGCTCACTGCCGGGCTCGCCTTCGAGGGGCTCAATCAGGCGGGCGACCTGGGCCGCAAGATGGTGGTGGTGCTCAACGACAACGAGATGTCCATCTCCAAGAACGTGGGCGCGCTCTCCCAGTTCCTGAGCCGCAAGATGACGACCCCCTTCCTGCAGCGGCTCAAGGGTGATGTGGAGGGGCTGCTCGGCTCCATCCCCAAGATCGGCGACGATCTGGCCGGATACGCCAAACGGTACGGCGACTCGGTCAAGAGCTTCTTCACCCCCGGCATCCTGTTCGAGGCCTTTCACTTCACCTACGTTGGCCCCATCGATGGCCACAACACGGCGCAGATGGTCAAGGTGTTCGAGGAGATACGCCAGATCGACAAGCCGGTGCTGGTCCACGTCATGACCAAGAAGGGCAAGGGGTACGAGCCTGCCGAGACCGACCCGACCTTTTTTCACGGCGTGGGCGAGTTCGTGCCCGAGACCGGGCTGGCGCGCAAGTTTTCCGGCCTGGGGTTGCCCTCGTACACTTCCATCTTCGGCTCGACCCTGTGCGCCCTGGCCGAGCGCGACAAGACCATCGTGGCCATCACCGCCGCCATGCCCGAGGGCACCGGCACCGAATGCTTCAGGAAGAACTACCCGGAGCGGTTCGTGGATGTGGGCATCTGCGAGCAGCACGCCGTGACCTTTGCCGCCGGACTCGCCACCCAGGGGTACAAGCCCGCCGTGGCCATCTATTCGACCTTCCTGCAGCGCGCCTACGACCAGATCGTGCACGATGTCTGCCTGCAGAACCTCAACGTCAATTTCTTTCTCGACCGGGGCGGCCTGGTGGGCGAGGACGGGGCCACCCATCACGGGGTGTTCGACTTCACCTACCTGCGCCACATCCCCAACATCGTGGTCATGGCGCCCAAGGACGAGGCCGAGCTGGCCCGGATGATGGTCACCGCCTTTGCCCACGAGGGGCCGTGCGCCGTGCGCTATCCGCGCGGCACCGGGGTCGGGGCCAAGGTCAGCAGGAATCCGGCAAAGATTCCCATCGGCACCGGCGAACTCATGCGCGACGGCAGCCATGCCGTGATCATCACCCTCGGCTCCCGTGTCTACCCGGCGGTGGAGGCGGCCATGGAGCTTGAGGCCGAGGGGCTTGAGGTGGCCGTGTTCAACAGCCGGTTCGTCAAGCCGCTGCCGCGCGAGCAGATCCTCGAACTGGCGGCCCGGTTCGACACCATCCTCCTGGTGGAGGAGAACGCCCTGGCGGGCGGCTTCGGCTCGGCAGTGCTCGAACTGCTGGCCGGAGAGGACGCCCTGTCCGGCAGGCGGGTGCAGCGGATCGGCGTGCCCGACGAATTCGTGGAGCACGGAACCCAGAAGGAACTGCGGGCCATGATCGGCATAGACACCGCTGGCATCAAGCGGACCCTGCTCGCCATGTGCGGCAAATAG
- a CDS encoding polyprenyl synthetase family protein yields the protein MTIKGRLAERALGVEKYLEGCLRNRGIPDSLLQAMEYSLLAGGKRLRPVLTLAWATMLGGDAERVMPFAASLECIHTYSLIHDDLPAMDDDDLRRGRPSNHKRYDEATAILAGDGLLTESFVLMTEASLIRGLPAERVLRAVSVLAVAAGSGGMVGGQAVDMEFTGRAEVALDELRAMHAMKTGALITAACECGAVLAGASERDVENAREYGRAVGVAFQIVDDVLDVVGDTGTLGKPAGSDEAMGKSTYPALVGLDRSRELAEGYAKEALERLSSYNGSEKLFLADLSRYIVDRVC from the coding sequence ATGACGATTAAGGGCAGACTCGCGGAGCGCGCCTTGGGTGTGGAGAAGTATCTTGAAGGATGCCTGCGTAATAGAGGTATTCCGGACAGTCTGCTCCAGGCCATGGAATATTCGCTGCTGGCTGGAGGCAAGCGGCTGCGGCCCGTGCTGACCCTGGCCTGGGCCACCATGCTCGGCGGTGATGCGGAGCGGGTCATGCCCTTTGCGGCCAGCCTGGAGTGCATCCACACCTATTCCCTCATCCACGACGACCTCCCGGCCATGGACGACGATGACCTGCGCCGGGGCAGGCCCTCCAACCACAAACGGTACGACGAGGCCACGGCCATCCTGGCCGGTGACGGCCTGCTGACCGAATCCTTTGTGCTCATGACCGAGGCGTCCCTGATCAGGGGGCTGCCTGCCGAGCGCGTGTTGCGCGCCGTGTCGGTGCTGGCCGTGGCTGCCGGGAGCGGGGGGATGGTCGGCGGACAGGCCGTGGACATGGAGTTCACGGGCCGGGCCGAGGTGGCTCTGGACGAATTGCGCGCCATGCACGCCATGAAGACGGGCGCGTTGATCACGGCGGCCTGCGAGTGCGGGGCCGTGCTGGCCGGGGCCTCGGAGCGCGATGTGGAGAATGCCCGCGAGTATGGCCGGGCCGTGGGCGTGGCCTTTCAGATCGTGGACGACGTGCTCGACGTGGTGGGCGATACCGGGACTCTGGGCAAACCCGCCGGGAGCGACGAGGCCATGGGCAAGTCCACCTACCCGGCGCTTGTCGGGCTGGACAGGAGCCGGGAGCTGGCCGAAGGGTATGCAAAGGAGGCTCTTGAGCGCCTATCCTCCTACAATGGAAGCGAAAAATTGTTCCTCGCGGACCTATCGCGCTACATTGTGGACAGAGTGTGTTGA
- the lgt gene encoding prolipoprotein diacylglyceryl transferase, with amino-acid sequence MLSYPYFDPVMISIGPLALRWYGMMYVFGVVSGWLLGRWRASRPWNRWTPPMVDDFITWAILGVVVGGRLGYVLFYNAGYYLSNPLKALAVWEGGMSFHGGVVGVVAVCWLFARARGLGFREVGDFIAPLVPPGLFFGRIGNFINAELWGRPTDLPWGMPFPGAGGEPRHPSQLYEAGLEGVLLFVILWWYSAKPRPAGCVGGLFLLGYGAFRFLVEFAREPDAHLGFVALQWLSMGQILCLPMIALGGGLMWWGYARGR; translated from the coding sequence ATGCTCAGCTACCCATACTTTGATCCGGTCATGATTTCCATAGGCCCGCTGGCGTTGCGCTGGTACGGCATGATGTACGTCTTTGGCGTGGTTTCGGGCTGGCTTCTGGGCCGCTGGCGGGCGTCCAGGCCGTGGAACCGCTGGACCCCGCCCATGGTGGACGACTTCATCACCTGGGCCATCCTGGGCGTGGTGGTGGGCGGTCGCCTGGGGTATGTGCTTTTCTACAATGCCGGGTATTACCTCTCCAATCCGCTCAAGGCGTTGGCCGTGTGGGAGGGGGGCATGTCGTTCCACGGGGGCGTGGTCGGCGTGGTGGCGGTCTGCTGGCTGTTCGCCAGGGCCAGGGGTCTGGGGTTCAGGGAGGTGGGTGATTTCATCGCGCCGCTGGTGCCGCCCGGCCTTTTCTTTGGCCGCATAGGCAACTTCATCAACGCCGAGCTGTGGGGGCGGCCCACGGACCTGCCCTGGGGCATGCCGTTCCCCGGCGCGGGAGGCGAGCCGCGCCATCCGTCCCAGCTCTACGAGGCCGGGCTTGAGGGCGTGCTGCTCTTCGTCATCCTGTGGTGGTATTCGGCAAAGCCGCGCCCGGCTGGCTGCGTGGGCGGCCTGTTCCTGCTTGGCTACGGCGCGTTCCGCTTCCTGGTGGAGTTCGCCCGCGAGCCGGACGCGCACCTGGGGTTCGTGGCCCTGCAGTGGCTGTCCATGGGCCAGATTCTGTGCCTGCCCATGATCGCGCTGGGAGGCGGTCTGATGTGGTGGGGATACGCGCGGGGGCGGTGA
- the xseA gene encoding exodeoxyribonuclease VII large subunit: MSTILTVSELTRSVKSLLEAEFPFVWVRGQVTNLARPASGHVYFTLTDGDAALSVVWFRSAQRSAEPVSRGGERINPLTGEVEESDEGGAALVAGGSPGAGVLEGGQEVLCAGRLNVYEPRGQYQLVAELVQAQGVGDLAVAFEALKGKLAAQGYFDEARKLELPRDPARVAVITSPSGAAIRDFLRLAGERGTGGEIRIYPSLVQGERAPEQIAAALDLVDADGWAEVAVLIRGGGSLEDLWAFNTETVADAIFRARVPVVTGVGHEPDVTIADFVADRRAATPSHAAQELWPRRETLAQRVDVLEMALGRAYAGWLLGKGTQFEQLRRALSWLSPAHRLERMEDRLLSLLPRLGEAGQGLWRRRGRALAAGVDRLGRAFGIVRVDRTRDEVAALCRRMDRAVHALAEVRARDLAVLGATLRGLDPEAPLERGYSLVRIERTGDFLRDPKEVTAGDALDIRIRNGRVAAVVALDPGQKPAQTREKE; encoded by the coding sequence ATGTCCACGATTCTCACGGTCAGCGAGCTGACCCGGTCGGTCAAGAGCCTGCTTGAGGCGGAGTTTCCGTTCGTGTGGGTGCGCGGGCAGGTGACGAATCTGGCGCGTCCGGCGAGCGGGCATGTGTATTTCACGCTCACGGACGGCGACGCGGCCTTGTCCGTGGTCTGGTTCAGGTCGGCCCAGCGGTCGGCGGAGCCGGTGAGCCGGGGCGGCGAGCGGATCAACCCCCTGACTGGCGAAGTGGAGGAGTCGGACGAGGGTGGGGCCGCATTGGTTGCTGGCGGCTCGCCGGGCGCAGGTGTCCTGGAGGGCGGGCAGGAGGTGCTGTGCGCCGGGCGGCTCAATGTGTACGAGCCGCGCGGCCAGTATCAGCTGGTGGCGGAGCTGGTGCAGGCGCAGGGGGTCGGCGACCTGGCCGTGGCCTTTGAGGCGCTCAAGGGCAAGCTGGCCGCGCAGGGATATTTTGATGAGGCGCGCAAGCTGGAGCTGCCGCGCGATCCGGCCCGCGTGGCGGTGATCACCTCGCCTTCGGGCGCGGCCATCAGGGATTTTTTGCGTCTCGCGGGCGAGCGCGGCACTGGGGGGGAGATCCGCATCTACCCGTCGCTGGTGCAGGGCGAGCGTGCGCCGGAGCAGATTGCGGCGGCCCTTGATCTGGTCGATGCGGACGGCTGGGCCGAGGTGGCGGTGCTCATCCGGGGCGGCGGGTCGCTGGAGGATTTGTGGGCGTTCAATACCGAGACCGTGGCCGATGCCATTTTCCGGGCGCGGGTGCCTGTGGTCACGGGCGTCGGGCATGAGCCGGATGTGACCATTGCGGATTTCGTGGCCGACCGCCGCGCGGCCACGCCGAGTCATGCGGCCCAGGAATTGTGGCCCCGGCGCGAGACCCTGGCCCAGCGGGTGGATGTGCTGGAGATGGCCCTTGGTCGGGCTTATGCCGGGTGGCTGCTCGGCAAGGGGACACAGTTCGAGCAGTTGCGCCGGGCGTTGTCCTGGCTCTCGCCTGCGCACCGGCTGGAGCGCATGGAGGACAGGCTCCTGAGCCTGTTGCCCCGGCTCGGCGAGGCGGGCCAGGGGCTTTGGCGCAGGCGGGGGCGGGCGCTGGCCGCCGGGGTCGATCGGCTGGGCCGGGCCTTTGGGATCGTTCGGGTGGACCGGACGCGCGACGAGGTGGCGGCCCTGTGTCGGCGCATGGACCGTGCCGTCCATGCCCTGGCCGAGGTCCGCGCGCGCGATCTGGCGGTGCTGGGCGCGACGTTGCGCGGGCTTGATCCCGAAGCGCCGCTGGAGCGGGGATATTCCCTGGTGCGCATTGAGCGCACAGGCGATTTTTTGCGCGACCCGAAAGAGGTGACGGCGGGCGACGCTCTTGATATCAGGATCAGGAATGGCCGGGTGGCAGCCGTGGTCGCTCTAGACCCAGGGCAAAAACCGGCACAGACGCGGGAGAAGGAATGA
- the arfB gene encoding alternative ribosome rescue aminoacyl-tRNA hydrolase ArfB — protein sequence MIRINDRIAIPWSEIEFTASRSSGPGGQHVNTTDSRVTLLFDVAASQSLTQLEKMVVTGKLRRRIDKRGVLSISSQTFRSQKSNKDSAVDRFVELMRWALTPVTPRKDTAVPRSAKRKRLERKRHTADRKRQRKPPGVDE from the coding sequence ATGATACGTATCAACGACAGAATCGCCATTCCCTGGAGCGAGATAGAGTTCACGGCCTCGCGCAGTTCCGGGCCGGGAGGGCAGCATGTGAACACCACAGACAGCCGGGTGACGCTGCTCTTTGACGTGGCCGCCAGCCAGAGCCTGACCCAGCTCGAGAAGATGGTCGTGACCGGCAAGCTGCGCCGCAGGATCGACAAGCGCGGCGTGCTCAGTATCTCCTCCCAGACCTTTCGCAGCCAGAAGTCCAACAAGGATTCGGCTGTCGATCGGTTTGTGGAGCTGATGCGCTGGGCGCTGACGCCCGTAACGCCGCGCAAGGACACCGCAGTCCCCAGAAGCGCCAAGCGCAAACGGCTGGAGCGCAAGCGGCACACGGCGGACCGCAAACGCCAGCGCAAGCCGCCGGGGGTGGACGAGTAG
- a CDS encoding AbrB family transcriptional regulator, with amino-acid sequence MSSIRNTGKWVMLVLVSALMSILLRWAGFPAAELLGPMVAGMFFALRGVVLNVPRLAFGGAQAVVGCMVALTLTPSTLASLGEDWLIMLAVVCMTIAAGGLVGLLLMRFGSLPGNTAAWGSSPGGAAAMTAMAESFGADVRMVAFMQYLRMFVVVLTASGVSRILLGHTADIPAQPSWSPGFDAPLVPLAQTLAVIMGGLFLSGRLRIPAGALLVPMLAGAVLNSTGLVTLVLPHWLLWVAYASLGWYIGLRFDRETVLHVLHAIPQMLLATFLLIALCCASAWLLTVWLGLDALSAYLATSPGGLDSVAIIAMGSGCDVAFVLALQTLRLFAVVVTGPFVARLICRISGVSARGSGVRP; translated from the coding sequence ATGTCCAGTATCCGGAACACGGGCAAGTGGGTCATGCTGGTCCTGGTTTCCGCCCTCATGTCCATACTCCTGCGATGGGCTGGGTTTCCAGCCGCCGAGTTGCTCGGCCCCATGGTCGCGGGCATGTTCTTTGCCCTTCGCGGCGTGGTCCTGAACGTTCCCCGCCTGGCCTTTGGCGGGGCCCAGGCCGTGGTCGGCTGCATGGTGGCCCTGACCCTGACCCCCTCCACCCTGGCCTCGCTGGGCGAGGATTGGCTGATCATGCTCGCGGTGGTCTGCATGACCATCGCCGCCGGGGGACTGGTGGGACTGCTGCTGATGCGCTTTGGCTCGCTGCCGGGCAATACCGCGGCCTGGGGGTCGTCCCCGGGCGGCGCGGCGGCCATGACCGCCATGGCCGAGTCCTTTGGCGCGGACGTGCGCATGGTGGCCTTCATGCAGTATCTACGGATGTTCGTGGTGGTGCTGACCGCCTCGGGCGTCTCGCGCATCCTCCTCGGCCATACGGCGGACATTCCCGCACAGCCCTCCTGGTCGCCAGGGTTCGACGCTCCCCTTGTCCCCCTGGCCCAGACCCTGGCCGTGATCATGGGCGGCCTGTTCCTGAGCGGCAGGCTGCGCATCCCTGCCGGGGCGCTGCTGGTGCCGATGCTGGCAGGCGCGGTCCTCAACTCCACGGGGCTTGTCACCCTTGTTCTGCCCCACTGGCTCCTCTGGGTCGCATACGCCAGCCTTGGCTGGTACATAGGCCTGCGCTTTGACCGCGAGACCGTGCTCCACGTCCTGCACGCCATCCCCCAGATGCTCCTTGCCACCTTCCTGCTCATCGCCCTGTGCTGCGCCTCGGCCTGGCTGCTGACCGTCTGGCTCGGCCTGGACGCCCTGAGCGCCTACCTGGCCACCAGCCCCGGCGGCCTCGACTCCGTGGCCATCATTGCCATGGGCAGCGGCTGCGATGTCGCCTTTGTCCTGGCCCTGCAAACCCTGCGGCTGTTCGCCGTGGTCGTCACCGGCCCATTCGTGGCGCGGCTGATCTGCCGCATCAGCGGCGTGAGCGCGCGAGGATCAGGCGTCAGGCCCTGA